One window of Nostoc sp. C052 genomic DNA carries:
- the pgeF gene encoding peptidoglycan editing factor PgeF: protein MHTWHWRNWEGLPYLTCSLLERWHHGFFTQQFWPRSPQVITEVLQPEASVYRLKQVHGNTVLTPQEVESFLSSAEEDLASADGLMSEQPLQAVWVASADCTPILIGDVQSGRVAALHAGWRGTAKKIVPQAIARLQSQGSKLDDLRIAMGPAIAGEVYQVSIEVAAEIGESIISHNSQEKILTALYELPNSPLLEDPDPGKVRLDVRRVNTLQLENLGISAEQIAIAPYCTFQTPEHFFSYRREKEKKVQWSGIVSGKRSQ from the coding sequence ATGCACACTTGGCACTGGCGCAATTGGGAAGGACTACCCTATCTAACTTGTAGTCTTTTGGAACGTTGGCATCACGGCTTTTTTACCCAGCAGTTCTGGCCGCGATCGCCACAAGTTATCACAGAGGTATTGCAACCAGAGGCATCAGTCTATCGCTTAAAGCAGGTTCATGGCAATACTGTTCTCACCCCTCAAGAGGTTGAAAGCTTTTTAAGCTCTGCTGAGGAGGATTTAGCATCGGCGGATGGTTTAATGAGCGAGCAGCCTCTACAAGCTGTTTGGGTCGCTAGCGCAGATTGTACACCCATATTGATTGGGGATGTGCAATCTGGACGGGTGGCAGCATTACACGCAGGTTGGCGGGGAACTGCGAAGAAGATTGTGCCCCAAGCGATCGCTCGATTACAATCTCAAGGCAGTAAACTTGATGATTTACGTATTGCAATGGGCCCTGCGATCGCTGGTGAGGTTTACCAAGTCTCCATTGAAGTAGCTGCCGAAATTGGGGAAAGCATTATATCACATAATAGCCAAGAAAAAATTCTTACTGCATTATATGAGCTACCAAATTCACCTTTACTAGAAGACCCCGATCCCGGAAAGGTAAGGCTAGATGTGCGGCGAGTGAATACCTTACAACTGGAAAATTTGGGAATTAGTGCAGAACAAATTGCGATCGCACCTTATTGTACTTTCCAAACACCAGAGCATTTCTTTTCTTACCGCCGGGAGAAAGAGAAAAAAGTTCAGTGGTCAGGGATTGTTAGTGGCAAAAGGAGTCAGTAG
- a CDS encoding aldehyde dehydrogenase family protein: protein MTTPLSCRNYIDGQWLSAKEEATLESRNPADKTEVVATFPRSQVQDVDTAVAAARKAYRSWRTVPAPARAEYIFRVGEILLQHKEELAQLISREMGKPLTEARGDVQEGIDCAFYSAGEGRRLFGQTTPSEMSNKFAMTVRMPIGVCALITPWNFPVAIPCWKAMPALVCGNTVILKPAEDTSACATKLIEIFQQAGLPPGVINLVHGVGEEAGKALVEHPNVDLVSFTGSSETGAFVGATCGRTHKRVCLEMGGKNAQVVMEDADLELALDGAVWGAFGTTGQRCTATSRLILHRDIKEKFTAMLYERTSKLRLGAGSEPDTDIGPIVNEKQLQQVSKYLDIAREEGAKVLIGGEIASEGSLKNGYFFQPTILDDVTPDMRVAREEIFGPVVVLIEVSSFEDAIAILNDSNYGLSSSVYTRDINRAFTAMRDIEAGITYINGPTIGAEVHLPFGGVKQTGNGHREAGTTAMDVFTEWKSVYVDFSGSLQRAQIDNRS, encoded by the coding sequence ATGACAACTCCGCTATCTTGTCGCAATTATATAGACGGTCAATGGTTGAGTGCCAAAGAGGAAGCAACCCTAGAAAGTCGCAACCCTGCCGACAAAACCGAAGTCGTTGCCACATTTCCCCGTTCCCAAGTTCAAGATGTAGATACAGCAGTAGCCGCCGCCCGTAAAGCCTACCGTAGTTGGCGCACAGTCCCCGCCCCAGCGAGGGCAGAATACATCTTTCGTGTCGGGGAAATATTACTCCAGCATAAAGAAGAACTGGCCCAATTAATCAGTCGGGAAATGGGTAAACCCTTGACGGAAGCCAGAGGAGATGTTCAAGAAGGTATTGACTGCGCCTTTTACAGTGCTGGCGAAGGACGGCGATTATTTGGGCAAACCACACCCTCGGAAATGTCCAATAAATTCGCTATGACTGTACGGATGCCCATCGGAGTCTGTGCCTTAATTACTCCCTGGAATTTCCCGGTGGCAATTCCTTGCTGGAAAGCTATGCCAGCCTTGGTTTGTGGCAATACAGTTATTCTCAAACCTGCCGAAGATACTTCCGCCTGTGCAACTAAATTGATTGAAATTTTTCAACAAGCAGGTTTACCACCAGGAGTAATTAACTTGGTGCATGGTGTGGGAGAGGAGGCGGGGAAAGCTTTAGTTGAGCATCCTAATGTAGATTTGGTGTCGTTTACTGGTTCTTCAGAAACAGGTGCTTTTGTCGGTGCAACTTGCGGACGCACTCACAAGCGTGTCTGTTTGGAAATGGGTGGTAAAAACGCTCAAGTGGTGATGGAAGATGCCGATTTAGAACTTGCTCTCGATGGTGCTGTGTGGGGAGCATTTGGAACAACCGGTCAACGCTGTACGGCTACCAGCCGCCTAATTTTGCATCGTGATATCAAGGAAAAATTTACTGCGATGCTTTATGAGCGTACCAGTAAATTACGCTTGGGTGCTGGCAGTGAACCAGATACAGATATTGGCCCAATAGTAAATGAAAAGCAACTCCAACAGGTGAGCAAATATTTAGATATCGCTCGTGAGGAAGGGGCAAAGGTTTTAATTGGTGGAGAAATTGCTAGTGAAGGCTCATTAAAAAACGGTTACTTCTTTCAACCAACTATTTTGGATGATGTAACTCCTGATATGCGAGTTGCTCGTGAAGAGATATTTGGGCCAGTAGTGGTATTGATTGAGGTTAGCTCCTTTGAGGATGCGATCGCAATTCTCAACGATAGCAATTATGGTCTTTCTTCTTCAGTTTACACGCGCGATATCAATCGGGCTTTTACTGCCATGCGCGACATCGAAGCAGGTATCACCTATATTAACGGCCCCACCATTGGCGCAGAGGTACACTTGCCCTTTGGGGGTGTGAAACAAACCGGTAACGGACACCGCGAGGCTGGAACTACAGCAATGGACGTTTTCACAGAATGGAAAAGTGTCTATGTTGACTTCTCTGGAAGTTTGCAACGCGCTCAGATAGATAACCGCAGTTAA
- a CDS encoding cyclase family protein, which produces MIQPQSQNSITYTRVIHLSHVIDVDIPQWSGDPTVEFETVAELNNDGYYLRRFSLGEHSATHINAPNSFHSSALGIDQYPAQSLVVPAVVINICQATADNSDYALTIADVLAWEEEHGEISSGCLVLLNTGWEKKWFDKSAFLNHDAQGIPHFPGFGSDATQFLLDERQIIGVGIDTHGVDPGQDNSFAINRLVLEKPRIVLENLTNLDQLPPKGTTLAIAPLRLRGGSGSPVGVLALVP; this is translated from the coding sequence ATGATACAACCCCAAAGTCAAAATAGTATCACCTACACGCGCGTTATCCACCTAAGTCATGTAATTGACGTAGATATTCCCCAATGGTCTGGAGATCCCACAGTAGAGTTTGAAACTGTGGCTGAACTAAATAATGATGGCTATTACCTGCGGCGTTTCTCCTTGGGGGAGCATAGCGCTACCCATATCAACGCTCCTAACAGTTTTCATAGTTCTGCTCTGGGAATTGACCAATACCCCGCCCAGTCTTTAGTTGTACCTGCGGTGGTCATAAATATTTGCCAAGCCACAGCGGATAATTCTGATTATGCCCTGACTATTGCTGATGTTTTGGCTTGGGAAGAAGAACACGGTGAAATTTCTTCTGGCTGCCTAGTTTTACTGAATACTGGTTGGGAAAAAAAGTGGTTTGATAAAAGTGCATTCCTCAATCATGATGCTCAAGGGATTCCCCACTTTCCAGGATTTGGCAGCGATGCCACTCAATTTTTACTGGATGAACGGCAAATAATTGGGGTAGGAATTGATACTCATGGCGTGGACCCTGGACAGGATAACAGTTTTGCGATTAACCGCTTGGTATTGGAAAAACCGCGCATTGTGTTAGAGAATCTGACAAATTTGGATCAACTGCCACCTAAAGGTACTACTCTAGCGATCGCACCTCTAAGATTACGTGGTGGTTCTGGTTCTCCGGTAGGAGTATTGGCCTTAGTGCCTTAA
- a CDS encoding pitrilysin family protein, whose translation MTTLLQKSPIHRTVLNNGIVVLVAENPAADIIAARIFVRAGSCNENREQAGLAHLLSAVMTKGCDGLSSLEIAEKVESVGASLSADAGTDYFLLSFKTVTSDFAEILTLAGRILRSPTFPETQVELERRLALQDIRSQKEQPFNVAFEQMRQVMYQNHPYSMSVLGDESTMSRLTREDLVEYHQTYFRPDNIVISIAGRVTPTDAVALVEEVFADWQATAQALPILNLPEIKIEPQVRLKPIQTQQSIVMLGYLGTAVSSVDYAPLKLLCTYLGNGLSSRLFVELREKRGLAYEVSAFYSTRLFPASFVVYIGTAPENTSTALEGLRTEVDLLSTTEVSESALQAAKNKILGQYALGKQTNGQIAQIYGWYEILGLGIDFDTKFQELITAVSAQDAIAAACKYLKEPYLSLVGQEEAINHAMSTTGGAYA comes from the coding sequence ATGACAACCTTGCTGCAAAAATCGCCCATCCATCGCACCGTATTGAACAATGGGATTGTCGTGCTGGTGGCAGAAAATCCGGCTGCGGACATTATTGCAGCGCGAATCTTTGTGCGTGCTGGTAGTTGTAATGAAAACCGGGAGCAAGCAGGGTTGGCACATTTGCTCTCAGCAGTGATGACAAAGGGATGCGATGGACTTTCTAGCTTAGAAATTGCCGAAAAAGTCGAGTCTGTAGGGGCGAGTTTGAGTGCCGATGCTGGCACTGATTATTTTTTGCTATCTTTCAAGACGGTAACATCCGATTTTGCGGAAATTTTAACATTGGCAGGGCGGATTTTGCGATCGCCAACTTTTCCCGAAACTCAAGTAGAACTAGAACGGCGTTTAGCACTCCAAGATATTCGTTCCCAAAAAGAGCAGCCGTTCAATGTCGCCTTTGAACAAATGCGGCAAGTAATGTACCAAAATCATCCCTACTCGATGTCAGTGCTAGGAGATGAATCCACGATGAGCCGCTTAACTCGTGAGGATTTAGTGGAGTATCACCAAACTTATTTCCGTCCAGATAATATAGTAATTAGTATTGCTGGTAGAGTCACACCCACAGACGCAGTGGCATTGGTGGAAGAAGTTTTTGCTGATTGGCAAGCTACAGCCCAAGCACTGCCAATACTGAATTTACCTGAGATTAAGATAGAACCGCAGGTAAGACTAAAGCCAATACAGACACAACAATCAATCGTGATGCTCGGTTATTTAGGAACAGCAGTGAGTTCTGTTGACTACGCCCCACTGAAATTGCTGTGTACCTACCTGGGAAATGGGCTTTCTAGCCGCTTGTTTGTCGAATTACGAGAAAAACGCGGTTTGGCTTACGAAGTATCCGCCTTTTACTCCACAAGGCTATTTCCAGCGTCCTTTGTGGTTTATATAGGTACAGCACCGGAGAATACCAGTACTGCTCTAGAAGGACTGCGTACAGAAGTAGATTTATTGTCTACCACCGAAGTATCCGAAAGCGCACTCCAAGCTGCTAAAAACAAGATCCTGGGGCAGTACGCTTTAGGTAAACAAACGAATGGGCAAATTGCTCAAATATACGGCTGGTATGAAATTTTAGGCTTAGGAATTGATTTTGACACCAAGTTTCAAGAATTGATTACGGCTGTGAGTGCCCAGGATGCGATCGCCGCAGCTTGTAAGTATTTAAAAGAGCCTTACTTATCTTTGGTTGGTCAAGAAGAAGCAATTAATCATGCAATGTCTACGACGGGCGGAGCCTACGCATAG
- a CDS encoding pitrilysin family protein produces the protein MLKQLTNTVFPASVFRLESGLTFIHQEIPTTPVVVADVWVRAGASLEPKPWFGMAHFLEHMIFKGTATLPPGMFDSKVENRGGVSNAATSYDYAHYSLTTAAPYLKDTLPYLGELLLNAAIPEDEFSRERDVVLEEIRSCQDDSDWIGFQALIQSIYPHHPYGRSVLGTEQELMQQSPEAMRCFHQAHYQPENMTVVIAGGIAQQPAWEMVNHSFADFAERSNCPQFEKVAKPVIAGIHRQELCLPRIEQARLLMAWLVPGVEDIRTGYGLDVLSVLLAEGRTSRLVRDLREDSQLVQGICSSFSLQRESSLFTITAWLEPENLEEVESLICAHLDDLQTKGISEQELARIRRLLCNEYAFSTETPNQLTGLYGYYNTIAQAELAVTYPQQIQSFDAQELQKLAKQYLSPENYAVTILKPC, from the coding sequence TTGTTAAAACAACTAACTAATACCGTATTTCCAGCCTCAGTCTTCCGACTAGAGAGTGGTTTAACTTTTATTCATCAAGAAATTCCCACCACTCCCGTAGTTGTGGCGGATGTTTGGGTGCGTGCTGGAGCCAGCCTAGAGCCAAAACCGTGGTTTGGTATGGCGCACTTTTTAGAACACATGATTTTTAAAGGTACGGCGACGCTACCCCCTGGGATGTTCGATTCCAAAGTTGAAAATCGGGGTGGCGTGAGTAATGCAGCCACAAGCTATGATTATGCTCATTATTCACTCACCACAGCCGCCCCTTATTTAAAAGATACCCTGCCCTACTTGGGAGAACTCCTGCTCAATGCAGCAATTCCAGAAGATGAATTTAGCCGCGAACGGGATGTGGTACTAGAGGAAATTCGCTCTTGTCAGGACGATTCCGACTGGATAGGATTTCAAGCGCTGATTCAAAGCATCTATCCACATCACCCTTACGGACGTTCGGTGTTGGGTACGGAGCAAGAACTGATGCAGCAGTCACCAGAAGCAATGCGCTGTTTTCACCAAGCCCACTATCAGCCGGAAAACATGACGGTGGTAATTGCCGGAGGTATAGCCCAGCAACCAGCTTGGGAAATGGTAAATCATTCATTTGCTGATTTTGCTGAACGCTCGAATTGTCCGCAGTTTGAGAAAGTGGCAAAGCCAGTCATAGCAGGTATTCACCGTCAAGAACTGTGTTTACCACGCATAGAGCAAGCGCGATTGTTGATGGCGTGGCTAGTACCCGGAGTAGAAGATATCCGTACTGGCTATGGTTTAGATGTGTTGTCAGTATTATTGGCAGAAGGGCGGACTTCGCGTTTAGTGCGTGATTTGCGCGAAGATTCGCAATTGGTACAGGGAATTTGCAGTAGTTTTTCTCTACAACGGGAATCCAGTTTATTTACAATTACTGCCTGGTTGGAACCAGAAAATCTAGAAGAAGTTGAGTCCTTAATTTGCGCTCATTTAGATGATTTGCAGACTAAAGGAATTAGCGAACAAGAACTTGCTCGGATACGTAGGCTGCTATGTAACGAGTACGCGTTTTCTACTGAAACGCCAAATCAACTGACAGGGCTTTATGGGTATTACAATACCATCGCCCAAGCTGAATTAGCTGTGACATATCCCCAGCAAATTCAGTCTTTTGATGCCCAAGAACTGCAAAAATTAGCTAAACAGTATCTCTCGCCGGAGAATTATGCGGTTACTATACTTAAACCGTGTTAG